The following are from one region of the Nicotiana tomentosiformis chromosome 7, ASM39032v3, whole genome shotgun sequence genome:
- the LOC138895261 gene encoding uncharacterized protein has protein sequence MLKRTKVSITREKQTRDYVPERTLSFNDEDAEGIMQPHNDALVISLLINKSRVKRVLIDPGSSANIIRSRVVEQLGLQDQIVSAVRVLNGFNIAYETTKGEITLPVNTAGTIQKAKFYVIKGDMRYNALFGRLWIHNMRAVPSTLHQMLKFPAPGGIKIIYGEQPVAKEMFVVDEVVPISTLSTLKDPSSITEEGTK, from the coding sequence atgttaaagcgcaccaaagtgtccatcactaGAGAAAAACAGACTCGCGATTACGTGCCAGAAAGAAcattatctttcaacgacgaggatgctGAAGGCATCATGCAgccacacaatgatgcactggtaatatctttactcataaataaatctcgagttaagcgtgtgttaattgatccaggtagctctgccaatatcatcagatcgagagtCGTAGAGCaactgggtctacaagaccaaattgtgtctgcagtccgagttctaaatgGATTTAACATAGCAtatgagaccactaaaggggagataacgcTACCGGTGAACACCGCCGGAACCATTCAGAAggcaaagttctacgtgatcaaaggagatatgagatataacgctctGTTCGGGAGGCTgtggattcacaatatgagggcagtgccctcgacACTGCACCAGATGTtgaaattcccagcgccaggagggattaaaataatttatggagAACAACCGGtcgcaaaggagatgttcgtggtcgacgaggtggtcccgatatccACACTTTCTACACTAAAGGATCCGAGTTCGATCACCGAGGAAgggaccaaatag
- the LOC104100663 gene encoding GDSL esterase/lipase At2g04570-like → MAHIRISWLLIITQIFLLLLAKTNAKIPAIIVFGDSSVDSGNNNYIQTIAKSDFMPYGRDFAGGRPTGRFSNGRITTDFISEAAGLKPTVPAYLDPAYNISDFAVGVSFASAGTGYDNATADVLGVIPLWKELEYYKEYQKKLRTYLGDAKANEVISEALYASSLGTNDFLENYYTMPQRRSQYTVDQYQSFLIGIAKNFVTNLYNLGARKISLGGLPPMGCMPLERTSNMANGNECLESYNVVSMNFNDKLSDLVIELNKELSGIQVVLSNPYNIMLQMIKKPSLYGFEVASLACCATGLFEMGYACDRYNLFTCKDANKYIFWDAFHPTEKTDRIIADHVVKTALSKFLE, encoded by the exons ATGGCACATATTAGAATATCATGGCTCCTAATTATAACTCAAATTTTCTTGTTATTACTAGCTAAAACAAATGCCAAAATTCCGGCAATTATTGTTTTCGGCGATTCATCGGTCGATTCGGGTAATAACAACTATATTCAGACAATTGCGAAGAGTGATTTTATGCCATATGGTAGAGATTTTGCCGGTGGTCGGCCGACAGGTCGGTTTTCTAATGGAAGAATTACAACTGATTTTATTTCGGAAGCTGCTGGTTTAAAACCAACAGTTCCAGCATATTTGGATCCAGCTTATAATATTTCTGATTTTGCTGTTGGAGTTAGTTTTGCCTCTGCTGGAACTGGATATGATAATGCCACTGCTGATGTTCTC GGGGTCATACCCTTATGGAAAGAATTGGAGTATTACAAAGAATATCAAAAGAAACTAAGGACTTATCTTGGCGATGCAAAGGCAAACGAAGTAATAAGTGAGGCGTTATATGCCTCAAGTCTTGGAACAAATGACTTCCTTGAAAACTACTACACAATGCCTCAAAGAAGATCTCAATACACTGTGGATCAATACCAAAGTTTCCTAATTGGAATAGCCAAGAATTTTGTAACCAATTTGTATAATCTTGGAGCAAGAAAGATATCACTAGGTGGACTTCCTCCAATGGGTTGTATGCCATTAGAAAGAACATCAAATATGGCAAATGGGAATGAATGTTTGGAGAGTTACAACGTTGTGTCTATGAATTTTAATGATAAGTTGAGTGATTTGGTAATTGAGCTAAACAAAGAGCTTTCTGGGATTCAAGTTGTTCTCTCTAATCCTTACAACATTATGCTACAAATGATTAAAAAGCCTTCCTTATATG GGTTTGAGGTGGCTTCACTCGCGTGCTGCGCAACAGGACTATTTGAGATGGGTTATGCGTGTGATCGATATAATCTTTTCACATGTAAAGATGcaaataaatacatattttggGATGCATTTCATCCAACGGAAAAAACAGATCGTATCATCGCCGACCATGTGGTTAAAACAGCTCTGTCCAAGTTTTTAGAATAA